AGTATTTCGATAATTTCTTCTGGGAATACGAGAAATTAAATGTCATGTCTTATGTCGCATCAGAGACCAACGATTACAAGTGGCAACATGACATTCTTGAACGTGTTGAACAACTGAAAGGAGGGCGAGCATGAGCATTGAAGAAACCATCCAGAAAGCTGTTCAGGAAGCCATGCAACCATTAGAAGAAAAGCTAGACAAACTGACTGTTCATGATGATCCATATCCTCGCAGGC
The Salicibibacter kimchii DNA segment above includes these coding regions:
- a CDS encoding DUF7667 family protein encodes the protein MNPVAERLIVLVLEADKRTLTQTELVELNESKQYFDNFFWEYEKLNVMSYVASETNDYKWQHDILERVEQLKGGRA